One region of Armigeres subalbatus isolate Guangzhou_Male chromosome 3, GZ_Asu_2, whole genome shotgun sequence genomic DNA includes:
- the LOC134223982 gene encoding poly(A) polymerase type 3-like, producing the protein MWSASNGGGGGGSSTTTNSTQSKTLGMTSAISLAEPKPEDIQKTTELGKALEPYNVFEEESELNHRMEILAKLNTLVKQWVRDVSISKNMPESLAEKLGGKIYTFGSYRLGVHHKGADIDALCVAPRNIERSDYFGSFFELLKKQPEVTECRAVEEAFVPVIKMNFDGIEIDLLFARLALKEIPDNFDLRDDKLLKNLDPKSVRSLNGCRVTDEILRLVPNIDNFRLALRAIKLWAKKHGIYSNSLGYFGGVSWAMLVARTCQLYPNAVAATLVHKFFLVFSRWKWPQPVLLKQPDTVNLGFQVWDPRVNVQDRFHLMPIITPAYPQQNSTFNVSSSTRKVMLNEFNRGMQITDEIMLSKAGWDKLFEAPSFFFKYRHFIVLLVTSNNADDHLEWCGLVESKIRYLILNLERNQHINLAHVNPKCFEQHEQNQTERTRDSDGGRTTTLCSLWFIGLEFERSENLNVDLTESIQSFTDSVHKHAVHIKLLKDGMKIEARHVRRKQLSQYLDPNLLKRERKNSDSGLSLSSIAAVAAAANTSGGGGGTTLRKRHSSEHLQGIVNKKGRNDSFEQSPSNTSSQSSSSSSQSSQGAGSLSAAKLTNTSVASLNTTNNNSVSSNEIPNNNSSNTATPDVDFVAAEPSTNYNHTNHNDNVSSTNATLLLDDSSSEATSAGGTQLQTTTAQTSLTTTQTANPVPQQPPQTATEVVCS; encoded by the exons AGTCCAAAACCCTTGGAATGACTTCGGCCATCAGTTTGGCAGAGCCGAAACCGGAAGACATTCAAAAGACAACGGAACTGGGAAAAGCGCTCGAGCCGTACAATGTGTTTGAGGAAGAATCAGAGCTCAACCATCGAATGGAAATCCTAGCGAAGTTGAACACACTCGTTAAGCAGTGGGTGAGAGATGTTTCTATATCGAAGAACATGCCAGAATCGTTAGCCGAGAAGCTGGGTGGGAAAATTTACACATTCGGATCGTATCGATTGGGAGTGCACCATAAAGGAGCGGATATTGACGCGTTGTGCGTAGCTCCGCGGAACATCGAACGATCAGACTATTTCGGGTCATTTTTCGAACTGCTGAAAAAGCAGCCGGAAGTGACCGAGTGCCGGGCCGTAGAGGAGGCGTTTGTACCTGTAATAAAGATGAATTTTGATGGAATCGAAATCGATTTATTGTTTGCACGATTGGCGCTCAAAGAAATTCCGGACAACTTCGATCTGCGCGACGATAAATTACTGAAGAATCTAGATCCAAAGTCGGTTCGAAGCTTGAACGGGTGTCGAGTGACGGACGAAATACTGCGGCTGGTTCCCAACATCGACAACTTCCGACTGGCACTACGGGCGATAAAGTTGTGGGCTAAAA aacaTGGAATCTACTCAAATTCTCTGGGATATTTTGGTGGTGTGTCGTGGGCCATGTTGGTCGCGAGAACGTGTCAGTTGTACCCAAATGCGGTAGCTGCTACATTGGTGCATAAGTTTTTCTTAGTATTTTCCCGCTGGAAGTGGCCACAGCCAGTGCTTCTCAAGCAACCCGACACTGTGAATCTGGGATTCCAGGTATGGGATCCCCGAGTTAATGTGCAGGACCGGTTCCATTTGATGCCGATCATTACGCCGGCCTATCCACAACAGAATTCCACATTCAACGTGTCCAGCTCGACCAGGAAGGTCATGTTGAATGAGTTCAACCGCGGGATGCAAATCACCGACGAAATTATGCTTAGTAAGGCCGGCTGGGACAAGCTCTTCGAGGCGCCGAGTTTCTTCTTCAAGTACCGGCATTTCATTGTACTATTGGTGACCTCGAACAATGCTGATGATCACCTGGAATGGTGTGGTTTGGTAGAGTCTAAGATTCGGTATCTGATTCTAAACTTGGAACGTAACCAGCATATCAATCTGGCCCATGTAAATCCCAAGTGTTTCGAACAACACGAACAGAATCAAACGGAGCGTACAAGAGACAGCGATGGTGGCAGGACCACCACGCTGTGTTCTTTGTGGTTTATCGGATTGGAGTTCGAACGATCGGAAAATTTGAACGTAGATTTAACGGAGAGCATACAGAGCTTTACCGATTCCGTGCACAAACATGCT GTGCATATCAAACTTCTCAAAGACGGTATGAAAATTGAAGCGCGCCACGTCCGGCGAAAGCAACTGAGCCAGTATCTGGATCCGAACTTGCTCAAACGGGAACGCAAAAATTCCGACTCGGGTCTTTCGTTATCCAGTATAGCGGCGGTTGCTGCAGCCGCCAACACCAGCGGCGGCGGTGGTGGCACCACACTCCGAAAGCGGCATTCCTCTGAACATCTTCAGGGGATAGTCAATAAGAAAGGAAGGAACGATTCT TTTGAACAGTCTCCGTCGAACACGTCCTCGCAGTCATCGTCGTCTTCGTCGCAATCCTCGCAAGGAGCGGGTTCGTTGTCTGCAGCAAAACTTACCAACACCTCGGTAGCGTCTCTGAACACAACTAACAACAACTCCGTTAGTAGTAACGAGATCCCTAACAATAACAGCAGCAATACTGCCACACCGGACGTCGATTTCGTCGCAGCGGAACCATCTACGAACTATAACCATACGAACCATAACGATAACGTGTCGTCGACCAACGCGACATTACTGCTGGATGATTCATCATCCGAAGCAACCAGTGCCGGAGGCACACAATTACAGACGACCACTGCACAGACTTCGTTGACCACGACGCAAACAGCTAATCCCGTACCACAACAGCCGCCACAGACCGCTACCGAGGTGGTTTGCTCATGA